In Pirellulales bacterium, the following proteins share a genomic window:
- a CDS encoding energy-coupling factor ABC transporter permease: MHLLDGLLSAGTCASAGVVAGGTCAWAARQARAEIGDRVVPLMGVMSACIFAAQMVNFPILFGTSGHLLGGVLAGVVLGPWAGVLAMSVVLVVQCLLFGDGGLTVLGANIVNMALAGSLAGYAIYALVRRVIRSPAGDVAGAVIASWFSVQLAATLCALELWWSGTYPLSAVLPALLIIHSLIGVGEALITGSVVAFLLSVKPTMLYALRSQEPRSAGVWTLAVVGLAVALFVAFFLSPLASAAPDGLEHVAEQLGPIEAAATPSLVLLPDYQVTAFGGLWIATSLAGGIGTVVVFALAWGLSRGIHICNRPSSQGLSSAPESS, from the coding sequence ATGCACCTTCTCGACGGCCTTTTGAGTGCCGGCACCTGCGCAAGTGCAGGAGTCGTGGCGGGCGGGACGTGTGCTTGGGCCGCGCGCCAGGCCCGCGCCGAAATTGGCGACCGCGTCGTGCCGCTGATGGGCGTCATGAGCGCGTGCATCTTTGCGGCGCAAATGGTCAATTTTCCGATTCTGTTCGGCACCTCGGGGCATTTGCTGGGGGGCGTGCTCGCCGGCGTCGTGCTCGGGCCTTGGGCGGGCGTTCTGGCCATGTCCGTGGTGCTTGTCGTGCAATGCTTATTGTTTGGCGATGGCGGATTGACGGTCTTGGGGGCCAACATCGTCAACATGGCGCTCGCCGGCTCGCTGGCAGGTTACGCCATCTATGCGCTCGTAAGGCGTGTGATTCGCTCTCCGGCCGGGGATGTGGCGGGAGCGGTCATTGCCAGTTGGTTCTCGGTGCAGTTGGCGGCTACGCTGTGTGCCTTGGAATTGTGGTGGTCGGGGACCTATCCACTCTCCGCCGTATTGCCGGCTCTGTTGATCATTCACAGCCTGATTGGCGTGGGCGAGGCCCTGATCACCGGAAGCGTCGTGGCATTTCTCTTGAGCGTGAAGCCGACGATGCTTTACGCTCTGCGCTCTCAAGAGCCTCGTTCGGCCGGCGTATGGACGTTGGCCGTCGTGGGGTTAGCGGTCGCGCTTTTTGTCGCCTTCTTCCTGTCGCCGTTGGCCTCGGCGGCTCCGGATGGCCTGGAGCATGTCGCGGAGCAACTTGGTCCCATCGAGGCGGCGGCGACACCCTCGCTCGTTCTGCTCCCGGACTATCAGGTGACGGCATTTGGCGGGTTGTGGATCGCGACCAGCCTGGCCGGGGGGATCGGCACGGTGGTTGTTTTTGCGTTGGCCTGGGGCCTATCGCGCGGTATCCACATCTGCAACCGCCCATCGTCTCAAGGGCTCAGTTCGGCGCCCGAGTCGTCGTAG
- a CDS encoding VanZ family protein: MPEPLTTGHFKRRAATAALVLYWLTLLTATHWPYKVPPAQQPMLSSDKLLHFSAYAGLGFLLTFVAWTRNRPGKPLPILALLLVAVTAGFVDEITQPLTARDFEWMDWVADILGALSGVGLGIAATRYLTRSSRANYDDSGAELSP; encoded by the coding sequence GTGCCGGAACCGCTCACGACCGGACATTTCAAGCGCCGCGCAGCGACTGCCGCCCTGGTGCTGTATTGGCTGACGCTCCTGACCGCAACTCATTGGCCGTACAAAGTCCCCCCCGCGCAACAGCCGATGCTTTCCAGCGACAAGTTGCTGCATTTCTCAGCTTACGCGGGCCTGGGATTCTTGCTCACTTTTGTCGCTTGGACCCGCAACCGGCCGGGCAAACCGCTACCGATTCTGGCCTTACTTCTGGTGGCGGTCACGGCTGGTTTCGTCGATGAAATCACGCAGCCCCTCACGGCGCGCGATTTTGAATGGATGGATTGGGTCGCGGATATCTTGGGTGCGCTCAGCGGCGTCGGCCTCGGTATCGCGGCCACCAGGTACTTGACCCGGTCGAGTCGCGCAAACTACGACGACTCGGGCGCCGAACTGAGCCCTTGA
- a CDS encoding PEP-CTERM sorting domain-containing protein, translated as MRKQLKTFLTAVAVFAVALGVPSPSDATPVSTDGFAIKIFPNIGSMGGLSQSLFNSLTLVAEDRPTISITNASVTADITGFSIQMGNNLYAFGSVIIDAQQASTAVATSHLPTNAPGTHANSPTASLTFSGFAPEQIYDFRVDLDRVADGGASLVDYKQALASGSNPSNWASVTVSFSDGQTLTERITPGDISGAAQNPTYSYFYCLRSIPSAGEINVQNSIPTPEPSTWLLAAFGAVGLAVAAVRSRRQMPAR; from the coding sequence TTGAGAAAACAGCTTAAGACGTTCCTTACAGCCGTCGCGGTTTTCGCCGTCGCGCTCGGCGTGCCCTCGCCTTCGGACGCCACGCCTGTGTCGACCGATGGATTTGCCATCAAGATATTTCCTAATATCGGCTCGATGGGCGGCCTGTCACAGTCGCTCTTCAACTCGCTTACTCTCGTGGCCGAAGATCGACCCACGATCTCGATTACCAATGCTTCGGTCACTGCCGACATCACCGGATTCTCGATCCAAATGGGCAACAATCTGTATGCCTTTGGTTCGGTGATCATCGATGCCCAGCAGGCCTCGACCGCCGTGGCAACGAGTCACTTGCCCACGAATGCGCCGGGAACGCACGCCAATAGTCCCACCGCCTCGTTGACCTTCAGCGGCTTTGCGCCCGAGCAGATCTACGATTTCCGGGTCGATCTCGACCGGGTGGCTGACGGTGGCGCGAGCCTGGTGGATTACAAGCAAGCCCTGGCGAGCGGGTCGAATCCGTCGAACTGGGCTTCGGTAACGGTTTCGTTCTCGGATGGTCAGACCTTGACCGAGCGCATCACGCCGGGAGACATCTCGGGCGCGGCGCAGAATCCGACCTACTCGTACTTTTATTGCCTGCGGAGTATCCCCTCGGCGGGCGAGATCAATGTGCAGAACTCGATACCCACGCCGGAGCCGTCGACCTGGCTCTTGGCAGCCTTCGGAGCGGTTGGACTAGCCGTCGCGGCGGTTCGTAGCCGTCGGCAGATGCCCGCGCGCTGA
- a CDS encoding Lpg1974 family pore-forming outer membrane protein gives MSAPVSANRRPAKPKTVSAAAFQEQPPEEIQPPKPVAERSRRGPPREEIVEQAYEPAYEPAPFPGPNPGYHPARVPRYGAGWILASMQPAPPTGGEMIPSPEPMDDSDPYMPYGGGDSFDEMAEEGNFYGGYAMPGRRYAWLAGGEGLLLRPHWSQATAMTETTSSQSGATTIFNENLINFNPGYQGAFRTYLGIRNCACGDEIRFTFLNFNSAESLKGTATSNMSVCDFLCNTTPNPGDSVSTSFGMGMSLWDIDCIRPFFCVPPCNNPCGPQCHPWDLRWFAGLRFAYINQNISSLVTDSAAAGGIFAQAGAANKFTGFGPRVGLQGRKYFGQNGRFSVYTRGAGSILVGNDYQSVTNSTPTGDLPTVTNLVSRNSRIIPVAEVELGATWWMLPRFAVSGGWMLMSFWDLGMQATGNIGATPNLDDSNILGFDGFFLRGELVF, from the coding sequence ATGTCCGCGCCTGTCTCAGCAAACCGGCGGCCGGCCAAACCCAAGACGGTTTCAGCCGCTGCCTTCCAGGAGCAGCCGCCCGAGGAGATTCAACCGCCGAAGCCGGTCGCCGAGAGATCGCGCCGCGGCCCGCCGCGTGAAGAGATTGTCGAACAGGCCTATGAGCCAGCGTACGAGCCGGCGCCGTTCCCTGGACCAAACCCCGGCTATCATCCGGCCCGTGTGCCTCGCTACGGCGCAGGGTGGATACTGGCGAGTATGCAACCGGCGCCGCCAACGGGTGGAGAAATGATTCCATCGCCTGAGCCGATGGATGACTCGGATCCTTACATGCCCTACGGCGGCGGTGATAGCTTCGACGAGATGGCCGAAGAAGGCAACTTCTACGGCGGCTACGCCATGCCCGGCCGACGCTACGCCTGGCTGGCCGGTGGCGAAGGATTGTTGCTGCGGCCTCACTGGAGCCAGGCAACGGCGATGACGGAAACGACGTCATCGCAATCCGGCGCGACCACGATCTTCAACGAGAACTTAATCAACTTCAATCCTGGCTATCAGGGCGCGTTCCGCACCTACTTGGGCATCCGCAACTGTGCCTGCGGCGATGAAATTCGCTTCACATTCTTGAATTTCAACTCCGCCGAAAGCTTGAAGGGCACGGCCACGTCGAACATGAGCGTGTGCGACTTTTTGTGCAATACCACGCCCAACCCCGGCGACAGTGTGAGCACGTCGTTCGGTATGGGCATGAGCTTATGGGACATCGATTGCATCCGGCCGTTTTTCTGCGTGCCGCCGTGCAACAATCCGTGTGGCCCGCAATGCCATCCTTGGGACCTGCGGTGGTTTGCCGGTCTACGGTTTGCCTACATCAATCAGAACATCTCTTCGCTCGTGACCGATTCCGCAGCCGCCGGCGGTATCTTCGCCCAGGCGGGTGCGGCCAACAAGTTCACCGGCTTCGGTCCGCGGGTCGGCCTGCAGGGACGTAAATACTTCGGCCAGAATGGCCGCTTTTCGGTCTACACCCGCGGCGCCGGTTCGATCCTGGTCGGCAACGATTATCAGAGCGTCACCAACTCGACGCCCACCGGCGACCTGCCCACGGTGACGAATCTGGTCTCGCGCAACTCGCGTATCATTCCCGTGGCCGAGGTCGAACTTGGCGCCACGTGGTGGATGTTGCCGCGGTTTGCGGTCTCGGGCGGCTGGATGCTGATGAGCTTCTGGGATTTGGGAATGCAGGCGACGGGCAACATCGGCGCCACGCCCAACCTGGACGATTCGAACATTCTCGGCTTCGACGGCTTCTTCCTCCGCGGCGAGCTGGTGTTCTAA
- a CDS encoding thioredoxin domain-containing protein: protein MMRTTPAIRSGRRRRGIFALGCSLLSFALVATARADDAPVAKAGQAKASARATNRLAKETSPYLLLHAHNPVDWYPWGDEALAKARAEKKLIFLSIGYSSCYWCHVMERESFMDEAIAATLNKNFVCIKVDREERPDIDHIYMTALQTMGRSGGWPLTMILTPEARPIIGGTYFPPRDKEVEVPGSTTRQKMTGLTSFVDLVQDAWRRNPQELRDYADKVAVAVRNGLRQRGAAIAPVNADVASAAVHQLAEQFDPKFGGFSYSEATPRRPKFPEPSNLVLLLDCIRRQNDEPAKKMLAVTLDHMAGGGIRDHLGGGFHRYSTDRNWRVPHFEKMLYDNAQLAGVYAAAWKTTGNAEYRRVADEMLAFVSRELTSPEGGFYSALDAETDGDEGQYYVWTRDEIVARLGPDDARLFGLVYGTTGEPNFEERYVLEIVTPVADVAKAEKLSVDMLQVRLDAMRGDLLAARDKRKRPLTDTKILTAWNGLMIAGLAQAGRHFEHEAYLATAARAADFVLANLRTDKGRLYRSFAQGQGRLNAYLDDYAFLVDGLIELHRATQEERWLAAAEELTKTQIEHFWDAEQGGFYYTSDDHEELLARSKDPVDGALPSGNAVSAGNLVYLGRVTRTPGYLERAEKTINCFAAMMNDTPAAVPRMVVSWAALDEARGE, encoded by the coding sequence ATGATGCGTACGACGCCGGCAATCCGTAGCGGGCGTCGCCGTCGTGGCATTTTTGCCCTCGGCTGTTCATTGCTTTCATTCGCCTTGGTCGCAACGGCGCGCGCGGACGATGCGCCGGTCGCCAAGGCCGGGCAAGCCAAGGCGAGCGCACGTGCCACGAATCGGCTGGCCAAGGAAACCAGTCCCTATCTGTTACTTCACGCCCACAATCCCGTCGACTGGTATCCGTGGGGGGACGAAGCGCTGGCCAAGGCCCGCGCGGAAAAGAAACTGATCTTTCTGTCGATCGGCTATTCCAGCTGCTACTGGTGCCACGTCATGGAGCGCGAGTCTTTCATGGACGAAGCGATCGCCGCGACGCTCAACAAGAATTTCGTGTGCATCAAGGTCGACCGTGAAGAGCGCCCCGATATCGACCACATCTATATGACGGCGCTCCAGACCATGGGGCGCAGCGGCGGCTGGCCACTGACCATGATTCTCACGCCCGAGGCGCGGCCGATCATCGGCGGCACCTATTTCCCGCCGCGCGATAAAGAGGTCGAGGTGCCGGGCTCGACGACCAGGCAGAAAATGACGGGGCTGACGAGCTTCGTTGATCTGGTCCAGGATGCCTGGCGCAGGAATCCGCAAGAGCTGCGCGACTACGCCGACAAGGTCGCCGTGGCCGTGCGCAACGGCCTGCGGCAGCGTGGCGCGGCCATTGCGCCGGTCAATGCCGATGTCGCAAGCGCGGCGGTCCATCAGCTGGCCGAGCAATTCGACCCGAAATTCGGCGGCTTCAGCTATAGCGAAGCCACGCCGCGGCGACCGAAATTCCCCGAGCCCTCGAACCTGGTCCTACTCCTCGATTGCATACGCCGGCAAAATGACGAACCCGCGAAGAAGATGCTGGCTGTCACCCTCGATCACATGGCCGGTGGCGGCATTCGCGACCATCTGGGCGGCGGCTTTCATCGTTACAGCACGGACCGCAACTGGCGCGTGCCGCACTTCGAAAAAATGCTCTACGACAATGCCCAGCTCGCCGGCGTTTATGCTGCGGCGTGGAAGACGACGGGCAACGCCGAATATCGCCGCGTCGCGGACGAAATGCTCGCCTTCGTGAGCCGCGAGCTGACTTCGCCCGAGGGCGGCTTTTATTCCGCGCTCGATGCCGAAACCGACGGCGACGAAGGTCAATACTACGTCTGGACGCGCGACGAGATCGTAGCCCGGCTTGGGCCGGACGACGCACGACTATTCGGCCTCGTCTACGGCACCACGGGTGAGCCGAATTTCGAGGAGCGCTACGTGCTCGAAATCGTGACGCCGGTGGCCGACGTGGCGAAGGCTGAAAAACTGTCGGTCGATATGCTGCAAGTTCGCCTCGATGCTATGCGGGGCGATCTTCTCGCCGCGCGCGACAAGCGCAAACGGCCGCTCACCGACACGAAAATCCTCACCGCCTGGAATGGGCTGATGATCGCCGGCCTGGCACAAGCTGGCCGACATTTTGAACACGAAGCCTACCTCGCGACCGCGGCCCGCGCCGCCGATTTTGTCCTCGCGAATTTGCGCACGGACAAAGGTCGGCTTTACCGCTCCTTCGCCCAAGGGCAAGGACGTTTGAATGCCTATCTGGATGACTACGCCTTTCTGGTAGACGGGCTGATCGAGCTGCACCGCGCCACTCAGGAAGAACGCTGGCTGGCCGCGGCTGAAGAACTGACGAAGACGCAGATCGAACACTTCTGGGACGCCGAGCAAGGTGGGTTTTACTACACGTCCGACGATCACGAAGAATTGCTCGCCCGCAGCAAGGATCCTGTCGACGGAGCGCTCCCCTCCGGCAATGCCGTGTCGGCCGGCAACCTGGTCTATCTCGGTCGCGTCACGAGGACGCCCGGGTATCTCGAGCGCGCGGAAAAGACGATCAACTGCTTCGCCGCAATGATGAACGATACGCCGGCGGCCGTGCCACGAATGGTCGTATCGTGGGCGGCGCTCGACGAGGCGCGAGGCGAATGA